Proteins from a genomic interval of Oreochromis aureus strain Israel breed Guangdong linkage group 6, ZZ_aureus, whole genome shotgun sequence:
- the tnip2 gene encoding TNFAIP3-interacting protein 2 isoform X1, whose product MDNVSINNTDNDVLRDKMRSYSVLNTLYHETRQEIDLLNRQISVKDGVIADLKARLGRHERLYMTVGDKESVLISPSNSLVESLLNEICKLKQKKNEGDLKAARQAEEIQRLNTQLREKELELETIRCQPDHEKDREIQRLRVALQERERAEATRSVLCTSLAEEADQLRGQLGATVKVCQELMARLEKDKRGGGEVEDVALTQKNTEVPESSEMGSLNAQIRQLQEENQQLKQRVAYVQSLNTQWQKYDSSREDYIRGLCQRLKDSTGQGLMPAMGSTNTGLLHQEISRLNGLLEEKMRECARLAREMDDIRRQDKEQIQTLEQQVLIYTDDFKSERADRERAQGQIDALKEQVSQLKQQLHKQQGASRESRDVVPLCHVHIGHRISSKRSKDTSEPLLRTTAERRQQQQQHQQPAAAAATPNSAWNEHPGMSELQCPQCLATFSDTKAAEYLNHCLECARV is encoded by the exons ATGGATAACGTCAGTATAAACAACACGGATAACGACGTGCTCAGAGACAAAATGCGGAGTTACAGCGTGCTTAATACTCTGTATCATGAGACGCGGCAGGAAATAGACCTTCTGAACAGACAGATCAGTGTAAAGGACGGTGTTATTGCAGATTTAAAAGCCAGGCTGGGGAGACACGAGAGGCTCTACATGACGGTGGGAGATAAGGAGTCTGTGCTCATCAGTCCGTCCAACTCTTTGGTGGAGAGTTTACTCAATGAAATATGCAaactaaaacagaagaagaacgaAGGGGACTTGAAGGCAGCCCGACAAGCTGAG GAGATCCAGAGGCTGAACACTCAGCTCAGGGAGAAAGAGCTGGAGCTGGAGACCATCAGATGTCAGCCGGACCACGAGAAGGACCGGGAGATCCAAAGGCTACGGGTAGCCTTGCAGGAGAGGGAGCGGGCTGAGGCCACCAGAAGTGTCCTCTGTACCTCCCTGGCCGAGGAGGCCGACCAGCTGCGCGGGCAGCTCGGTGCAACTGTTAAGGTGTGCCAGGAGCTGATGGCGAGACTGGAGAAAGACAAAAGGGGAGGAGGAGAAGTGGAAGATGTGGCCCTTACGCAAAAGAATACAGAG GTGCCAGAGTCCTCTGAGATGGGTAGTCTTAATGCCCAAATCCGTCAGCTTCAGGAGGAGAATCAACAGCTAAAGCAGCGTGTGGCATAC GTACAAAGCCTGAATACTCAGTGGCAGAAGTATGACTCCAGCAGGGAGGACTATATAAGAGGTTTATGTCAGAGGCTGAAGGACAGCACCGGGCAGGGCTTGATGCCTGCGATGGGCTCCACCAACACTGGATTGCTTCATCAGGAGATTTCCAGGCTCAATGGCTTACTGGAGGAGAAAATGAGGGAGTGTGCAAGGCTTGCTAGAGAAATGGATGACATCAGAAGACAAGACAAGGAGCAAATTCAGACACTTGAGCAACAG GTTCTTATCTACACCGATGACTTTAAGTCAGAGCGTGCAGACAGGGAGCGAGCGCAGGGCCAGATTGATGCCCTGAAGGAGCAGGTTTCTCAGCTAAAACAGCAGCTGCACAAACAG cagggagCTAGCAGAGAGAGCAGAGACGTGGTTCCCTTGTGTCACGTGCACATAGGACACAGGATCTCCTCAAAGCGAAGTAAGGACACGTCAGAGCCTCTGTTGAGGACCACTGCTGAgaggcggcagcagcagcagcagcaccaacagcctgcagctgcagcagcaaccCCAAACTCTGCCTGGAACGAACACCCAGGCATGTCAGAGTTGCAGTGCCCGCAATGCCTCGCCACGTTCAGCGACACAAAAGCTGCAGAGTACCTGAACCACTGCTTAGAGTGTGCCCGAGTGTAA
- the tnip2 gene encoding TNFAIP3-interacting protein 2 isoform X2, translating to MDNVSINNTDNDVLRDKMRSYSVLNTLYHETRQEIDLLNRQISVKDGVIADLKARLGRHERLYMTVGDKESVLISPSNSLVESLLNEICKLKQKKNEGDLKAARQAEEIQRLNTQLREKELELETIRCQPDHEKDREIQRLRVALQERERAEATRSVLCTSLAEEADQLRGQLGATVKVCQELMARLEKDKRGGGEVEDVALTQKNTEVPESSEMGSLNAQIRQLQEENQQLKQRVAYVQSLNTQWQKYDSSREDYIRGLCQRLKDSTGQGLMPAMGSTNTGLLHQEISRLNGLLEEKMRECARLAREMDDIRRQDKEQIQTLEQQVLIYTDDFKSERADRERAQGQIDALKEQVSQLKQQLHKQGASRESRDVVPLCHVHIGHRISSKRSKDTSEPLLRTTAERRQQQQQHQQPAAAAATPNSAWNEHPGMSELQCPQCLATFSDTKAAEYLNHCLECARV from the exons ATGGATAACGTCAGTATAAACAACACGGATAACGACGTGCTCAGAGACAAAATGCGGAGTTACAGCGTGCTTAATACTCTGTATCATGAGACGCGGCAGGAAATAGACCTTCTGAACAGACAGATCAGTGTAAAGGACGGTGTTATTGCAGATTTAAAAGCCAGGCTGGGGAGACACGAGAGGCTCTACATGACGGTGGGAGATAAGGAGTCTGTGCTCATCAGTCCGTCCAACTCTTTGGTGGAGAGTTTACTCAATGAAATATGCAaactaaaacagaagaagaacgaAGGGGACTTGAAGGCAGCCCGACAAGCTGAG GAGATCCAGAGGCTGAACACTCAGCTCAGGGAGAAAGAGCTGGAGCTGGAGACCATCAGATGTCAGCCGGACCACGAGAAGGACCGGGAGATCCAAAGGCTACGGGTAGCCTTGCAGGAGAGGGAGCGGGCTGAGGCCACCAGAAGTGTCCTCTGTACCTCCCTGGCCGAGGAGGCCGACCAGCTGCGCGGGCAGCTCGGTGCAACTGTTAAGGTGTGCCAGGAGCTGATGGCGAGACTGGAGAAAGACAAAAGGGGAGGAGGAGAAGTGGAAGATGTGGCCCTTACGCAAAAGAATACAGAG GTGCCAGAGTCCTCTGAGATGGGTAGTCTTAATGCCCAAATCCGTCAGCTTCAGGAGGAGAATCAACAGCTAAAGCAGCGTGTGGCATAC GTACAAAGCCTGAATACTCAGTGGCAGAAGTATGACTCCAGCAGGGAGGACTATATAAGAGGTTTATGTCAGAGGCTGAAGGACAGCACCGGGCAGGGCTTGATGCCTGCGATGGGCTCCACCAACACTGGATTGCTTCATCAGGAGATTTCCAGGCTCAATGGCTTACTGGAGGAGAAAATGAGGGAGTGTGCAAGGCTTGCTAGAGAAATGGATGACATCAGAAGACAAGACAAGGAGCAAATTCAGACACTTGAGCAACAG GTTCTTATCTACACCGATGACTTTAAGTCAGAGCGTGCAGACAGGGAGCGAGCGCAGGGCCAGATTGATGCCCTGAAGGAGCAGGTTTCTCAGCTAAAACAGCAGCTGCACAAACAG ggagCTAGCAGAGAGAGCAGAGACGTGGTTCCCTTGTGTCACGTGCACATAGGACACAGGATCTCCTCAAAGCGAAGTAAGGACACGTCAGAGCCTCTGTTGAGGACCACTGCTGAgaggcggcagcagcagcagcagcaccaacagcctgcagctgcagcagcaaccCCAAACTCTGCCTGGAACGAACACCCAGGCATGTCAGAGTTGCAGTGCCCGCAATGCCTCGCCACGTTCAGCGACACAAAAGCTGCAGAGTACCTGAACCACTGCTTAGAGTGTGCCCGAGTGTAA